A stretch of Halichondria panicea chromosome 1, odHalPani1.1, whole genome shotgun sequence DNA encodes these proteins:
- the LOC135352486 gene encoding receptor-type tyrosine-protein phosphatase alpha-like, which yields MFCDVRNLEIDCLRLEVLTEFSQLSAGSNKIGSIVMQAPKLLEAQNTYMFQYTNDGEERWISWPTYLNLLPLLVPSKATSTRRHTPLSRIHWTQLYNFWKVIYDRKCVAVVMLTPLSENGKEECSQYWPESGNVTSFGEFTIDNLGEETNAGFVMRQLSVLNEKAHQLTQFHITNWKSSGKCENFKTVTDVNEEVIKVQRRMGNKPVYILIHSNDTATRSGMYCSVATTIDCCKTEGVVDVLQVVKALRVHKPGAVPSVVSSSAAHIVGGLYHYKSQTLPIVV from the exons ATGTTCTGTGATGTGAGAAACTTAGAGATAGACTGCCTTCGTCTTGAGGTACTCACTGAGTTCTCGCAGTTGTCTGCAGGTTCCAACAAAATTGGTTCCATTGTGATGCAGGCCCCGAAACTGCTTGAGGCACAAAATACATATATGTTTCAGTATACCAACGATGGGGAGGAGAGGTGGATCTCATGGCCAACATACCTGAATCTCCTCCCACTTTTGGTACCGTCaaa ggCTACAAGCACCAGAAGGCATACACCATTGTCCAGAATCCATTGGACTCAGCTGTATAACTTCTGGAAGGTGATTTATGACAGGAAGTGTGTGGCTGTTGTGATGTTGACTCCACTCAGTGAAAATGGGAAG gaaGAATGctcccagtactggccagagaGTGGCAATGTCACCTCCTTTGGTGAGTTCACCATCGATAACTTGGGGGAAGAAACCAACGCTGGGTTCGTTATGAGGCAACTGAGCGTACTCAATGAAAA GGCCCATCAATTGACTCAGTTCCACATCACTAACTGGAAGAGCAGTGGAAAGTGTGAGAACTTCAAGACTGTAACTGACGTCAATGAAGAGGTTATAAAGGTTCAAAGAAGGATGGGAAACAAGCCTGTATATATATTGATCCATTCCAA TGACACTGCGACCCGCTCTGGTATGTACTGCTCTGTAGCTACTACCATCGATTGTTGCAAGACAGAGGGAGTGGTGGATGTGTTGCAggtggtcaaggctctcaggGTCCACAAGCCAGGGGCAGTACCCTCAGTCGTGAGTTCATCTGCTGCTCACATAGTGGGAGGCTTGTACCATTACAAGAGCCAGACCTTGCCTATAGTAGTATAG
- the LOC135341041 gene encoding uncharacterized protein LOC135341041 yields the protein MDTRFVLFLVALLSWTSAQQLVLFCPGPATISCSTVTPIIWDGTAFNGQCPLNGISFQTINNDSIGEYSSCGELNVTITNVVTTIDVGSTVVNVDSSLSFSAQPSLSGLTVVCRSGANAAVNSTLLIPDPTQAVSVSQDSLTAVTVNLMGGESRCISLYFVEITQNGSSDSPVIMNSPSPSIGVTELDLCRNRYSFVGFVQAPSGVQGGRSTAQMIGLEAVTNVKANTTTLSWTQPANTASDGCISGYIISWTEGEDTTISSSTSVLVSNLNNFPFCQSQTLTLTPNTPSGRLPVGTSLQNVIFEHPDFAAPVVSVFFTLQSDNVVININWQDITLEAVPLRMFGFSKIGEGVCNPQFSATGSSVTQSVPGAQSGDRYTVCVVFINNECMNRTDDTIRVPVQLLTNPLLSVGDSSISIVVTVSPSPPMSPDSLSILATIDPPHANAVLANYPTSSQYMVMFDSLTSGTTYTYNIRVILRNDSTTTIGLPVTGSFTVPACGTVCVTVVIVVSAVLLVVAVFCLAGGFGAYKYKNRFKDWSVRSFKSENTEKHKLTYCSPPPTPDSLYADPKSIEHQAAPGTEDQYTIVDKNGKKNTKPKPTPSEAVYQDPCTIEHKTTASGAIYTVVDKLKRSSKKEGEPDVIPPASEGSTCKRIEEATKPNSSQLPQELYSEVFDALPKGMAPEVVRNGMKN from the exons ATGGACACAAGATTTGTTTTATTTTTAGTTGCGCTCTTAAGCTGGACATCAG CTCAGCAACTGGTACTGTTCTGTCCCGGTCCTGCAACTATCAGCTGTTCAACTGTAACACCAATCATTTGGGATGGGACGGCTTTTAATGGACAGTGTCCCCTCAATGGGATCTCTTTTCAAACTATTAACAATGACAGTATTGGTGAATATTCCTCTTGTGGAGAACTGAATGTGACTATCACCAATGTGGTCACAACCATTGATGTTGGTAGCACTGTAGTGAATGTTGACTCATCACTGTCTTTCAGTGCCCAACCATCTCTCAGTGGATTAACTGTTGTCTGTAGAAGTGGGGCCAATGCTGCTGTGAACTCTACGCTATTGATTCCAG ATCCTACTCAGGCTGTGTCTGTGAGCCAGGACTCTCTGACAGCTGTGACAGTGAATTTAATGGGCGGAGAAAGTCGCTGTATATCACTGTACTTTGTGGAGATCACTCAGAATGGCAGCAGCGACTCACCCGTTATCATGAACAGTCCTTCTCCTTCCATCGGTGTGACTGAGTTGGACCTATGTAGAAACCGCTACTCTTTTGTCGGCTTTGTTCAAGCTCCCTCAGGCGTACAAGGGGGAAGAAGTACAGCACAAATGATAG GTTTGGAAGCGGTTACAAATGTGAAAGCCAACACAACTACTTTGTCTTGGACACAGCCGGCAAACACTGCTTCAGATGGCTGTATCTCTGGCTATATCATCTCCTGGACTGAGGGAGAAGACACTACAATCAGTTCTAGCACTTCAGTTCTGGTGTCAAATCTAAACAACTTCCCTTTTTGTCAAAGTCAAACTCTAACATTGACACCCAATACACCATCTGGTCGTCTCCCTGTGGGTACCAGTTTACAGAATGTGATATTTGAGCACCCAG ATTTTGCTGCTCCTGTAGTATCAGTCTTTTTCACTCTCCAGTCAGATAATGTGGTCATCAACATCAACTGGCAG GATATCACTTTAGAGGCAGTTCCGTTGAGAATGTTTGGGTTCAGTAAGAttggggagggtgtgtgtaacCCTCAGTTTAGCGCAACTGGTTCGTCGGTGACCCAGTCAGTACCAGGAGCTCAGTCTGGTGACAGGTACACTGTCTGTGTGGTGTTCATCAACAACGAGTGCATGAATCGTACAGATGATACTATCAGAG TTCCGGTGCAACTGCTCACCAATCCACTGCTATCTGTTGGTGATAGTTCTATCTCAATAGTGGTCACTGTATCTCCCTCTCCCCCCATGAGTCCTGACTCCCTATCCATACTCGCAACTATTGATCCCCCTCATGCTAATGCTGTGTTGGCAAACTACCCCACATCATCTCAGTACATGGTGATGTTCGATAGTCTGACCTCTGGAACAACGTACACTTACAACATAAGGGTGATACTCAGGAATGATTCTACCACCACTATTGGTCTGCCAGTGACTGGATCCTTCACTGTTCCAG CATGTGGCACAGTTTGTGTAACCGTGGTTATTGTAGTGAGTGCAGTCCTGCTAGTGGTTGCTGTTTTTTGCCTAGCTGGAGGCTTCGGTGCTTACAAGTACAAAAACAGATttaaag ATTGGTCAGTGAGATCGTTCAAATCCGAAAACACAGAGAAGCACAAACTTAC GTATTGCTCACCCCCTCCAACACCTGACTCCTTGTACGCTGACCCCAAATCCATTGAGCACCAGGCAGCCCCGGGCACTGAGGACCAGTACACCATTGTCGATAAAAACGGCAAGAAAAACACAAAACCAAAGCCAACTCCATCAGAAGCGGTGTATCAG GACCCCTGCACAATTGAGCATAAGACCACTGCCTCTGGAGCCATCTATACCGTGGTGGACAAGCTCAAGAGGTCCTCCAAGAAGGAAGGAGAGCCGGACGTGATTCCCCCAGCCAGCGAGGGG AGTACATGTAAGCGTATTGAAGAAGCAACTAAACCTAACTCCAGCCAGCTTCCTCAGGAACTTTATTCAGAGGTGTTTGACGCATTACCAAAAGGGATGGCTCCTGAAGTTGTGAGGAATGGGATGAAAAACTAA